The following coding sequences lie in one Fundulus heteroclitus isolate FHET01 chromosome 20, MU-UCD_Fhet_4.1, whole genome shotgun sequence genomic window:
- the LOC105931823 gene encoding uncharacterized protein LOC105931823 translates to MSSLTSMCWKCFSRSQCWDWCFGKGSYCHSPCNIIDGFLGIISLADICTDPLTSGTGSSLGILKILRLLRMLRDLRMVKQIPKVKLAVEALLPSVKHMGNIILICSVFTFYSLLGLQASISVFLMNSKDGCMTAGRGRSWPTAQLLPLDASLLHILHPDELHSAGYVQQGDGDTFYKCQREQRQSKETESDPDSGSSLGILKILHLLRMLRDLR, encoded by the exons ATGTCCTCTCTTACATCTATGTGCTGGAAATGCTTCTCAAG atCACAGTGCTGGGACTGGTGTTTTGGGAAGGGGAGCTACTGCCACAGTCCCTGCAACATCATTGATGGTTTTTTGGGCATCATATCCTTAGCTGACATCTGCACGGACCCATTGACATCTGGAACAGGCAGCTCTCTGGGCATCCTGAAAATCCTGCGCCTGCTGCGTATGCTCCGTGACCTCAG GATGGTCAAACAAATTCCAAAAGTGAAGCTGGCTGTGGAGGCTCTGCTGCCGTCTGTTAAACATATGGGGAATATTATTCTCATTTGCAGCGTTTTCACCTTCTACAGCCTCCTTGGGTTGCAG GCCTCCATATCCGTGTTTCTGATGAATTCCAAAGATGGCTGTATGACGGCTGGGCGCGGTCGGAGTTGGCCAACAG CCCAACTACTACCTCTTGATGCTTCACTACTTCACATCCTTCATCCTGATGAGCTTCATTCTGCTGGATATGTTCAACAGGGTGATGGTGACACCTTTTACAAATGTCAGCGAGAGCAGAGACAATCCAAAGAAACTGAGAGTGACCCGGACAGTG GCAGCTCTCTGGGCATCCTGAAAATCCTGCACCTGCTGCGTATGCTCCGTGACCTCAG ATAG
- the LOC110369025 gene encoding voltage-dependent T-type calcium channel subunit alpha-1H isoform X1 yields the protein MRCFHMSLSGLHIRVSDEFQRWLYDGWARSELTNRVMVDTFYKCQREQRQSKETESDPDSDYFLNYSWVRSQILKLYSNESMDHFITIIINASLLLMDAEHYEQSKSVRQFLDLDFYIITLVLVLQVVLKNITFGLVRFLKVGWNVLDIFIVLISIMSIVLTQLKLSNNIPSNPAPPV from the exons ATGCGTTGTTTTCATATGTCCCTTTCAGGCCTCCATATCCGTGTTTCTGATGAATTCCAAAGATGGCTGTATGACGGCTGGGCGCGGTCAGAGTTGACCAACAG GGTGATGGTAGACACCTTTTACAAATGTCAGCGAGAGCAGAGACAATCCAAAGAAACTGAGAGTGACCCGGACAGTG ACTATTTCCTCAACTATTCCTGGGTACGTAGCCAAATCCTCAAACTCTACAGCAATGAGTCTATGGATCACTTTATAACGATTATCATCAATGCCAGCTTGCTGCTGATGGATGCAGAGCACTATGAACAGTCCaag TCTGTGCGACAGTTTTTAGACTTGGACTTCTACATCATCACCCTCGTGCTGGTCCTTCAAGTCGTGCTGAAGAACATCACCTTTGGCTTAGTGAGGTTCCTGAAAGTCGG aTGGAACGTTCTGGACATATTTATTGTCCTGATTTCTATCATGAGCATAGTTTTAACTCAGCTCAAACTCTCCAACAACATCCCATCAAATCCAGCACCACCCGTGTGA
- the LOC110369025 gene encoding voltage-dependent T-type calcium channel subunit alpha-1G isoform X2 codes for MWKLVSILLGILAMLGNVLILSVFVIYILGLVGVQLWVGDLRYQCFLGEDIAALYYRSLSPYYVSSPGERASFICSVEKTDSGNAGTYLLSVKGGTPVCRLLHSRSPQVPWGPMLAVVLTGMRTTMCVVPGDKTRTSAPSILATSAMPGLPLSSLAPS; via the exons ATGTGGAAACTGGTGTCCATACTCCTGGGCATCCTTGCCATGCTGGGAAACGTCCTCATCCTCTCTGTCTTCGTCATCTACATCTTGGGCCTGGTGGGGGTCCAGCTGTGGGTGGGAGACCTGCGCTACCAATGCTTCCTGGGAGAGGACATTGCAGC GCTGTATTACAGGAGCCTGAGTCCGTACTATGTGTCCTCGCCTGGCGAGAGAGCTTCTTTCATCTGTTCTGTCGAGAAGACTGATAGCGGCAATGCTGGGACATACCTCCTCTCTGTGAAGGGAGGAACACCTGTCTGCCGGCTGCTCCACAGCAGAAGTCCACAGGTCCCCTGGGGGCCAATGTTAGCGGTGGTGTTAACTGGAATGCGTACTACAATGTGTGTCGTTCCAGGGGACAAAACCCGAACTTCGGCTCCATCAATTTTGGCAACATCGGCTATGCCTGGATTACCGCTTTCCAG CTTGGCTCCTTCGTGA